One Gossypium raimondii isolate GPD5lz chromosome 3, ASM2569854v1, whole genome shotgun sequence genomic window carries:
- the LOC105795809 gene encoding uncharacterized protein LOC105795809 — MKLEKGDSLAKDYVSELWDYTRISVTQNSLQELSEIWDRWDDETKQLLYSNYGDLPYLLSIKVDERLFRALAQYWNPAYSYFTFGNVDLVPTVEEYTALLHCPRLQVDKAYSKAAYVPAFRKKLMSITGMSEQWITARIKQKGECKCIPWRNFRDLILAHPDEKRRALGHVDEVVSDLVDRLGKGVTPVPAILAETFRSLNACRRAGEGRFIGCAQLLIAWFDSHFWKVDKVLYRVFSQHYSPLKEIVATPRRDDISEENWIAILQNLQEDDVEWRAPWLIPDGILYSCESFDWVPLLGIWGAVGYAPLLVLRQYNSRQFVLVTYGLAQCEFLYRGDNYKKKVKEISQAWNQVHRMKRLAMGLMTTPEYGEWRRKRINDNILELNLESARPMEEYLQVIPSELEIIK, encoded by the exons ATGAAATTGGAAAAGGGGGACAGTCTAGCCAAGGATTATGTGTCAGAGCTTTGGGACTACACTCGTATTAGTGTGACACAAAATAGCCTTCAGGAGTTGAGTGAAATTTGGGATCGGTGGGATGATGAAACCAAGCAGTTGCTCTACTCTAATTATGGGGACTTGCCGTATTTACTTAGCATCAAGGTGGATGAACGACTATTTCGCGCTCTCGCACAATATTGGAATCCTGCATATAGCTATTTTACTTTTGGGAATGTGGATTTGGTGCCTACAGTAGAGGAATATACGGCTTTACTGCATTGCCCTAGGCTTCAGGTTGATAAAGCATATTCCAAAGCCGCGTATGTCCCAGCTTTTAGGAAGAAATTAATGAGTATTACAGGAATGAGCGAACAATGGATCACGGCCAGGATAAAACAGAAGGGCGAGTGTAAATGTATCCCATGGAGGAATTTCCGAGACTTGATCCTAGCACATCCTGATGAAAAAAGAAG GGCATTGGGGCATGTTGACGAAGTTGTTTCAGATCTTGTTGATCGGTTGGGTAAAGGGGTCACACCTGTTCCTGCGATTTTGGCTGAAACGTTTAGATCTTTGAATGCGTGTAGGCGAGCTGGTGAAGGCAGATTTATAGGTTGTGCGCAACTGTTGATAGCCTGGTTCGATAGTCATTTCTGGAAGGTGGACAAAGTTTTGTATCGGGTTTTCTCTCAACATTATTCCCCATTAAAGGAAATAGTGGCTACCCCCAGAAGGGACGATATATCAGAAGAAAATTGGATAGCAATTCTgcaaaatcttcaagaggatgatgtggaatggagagctccttggttgatTCCTGATGGAATTCTCTACAGTTGTGAAAGCTTTGACTGGGTTCCGTtgcttgggatttggggagccgTTGGATACGCGCCTTTGTTGGTCTTAAGGCAATACAATTCGAGACAATTTGTGCTAGTAACATATGGTTTAGCTCAATGTGAATTCTTGTACCGAGGAgacaattacaagaaaaaggtgaaGGAAATTTCTCAGGCTTGGAATCAGGTCCACAGGATGAAAAGGCTAGCTATGGGTTTGATGACAACCCCAGAGTATGGTGAGTGGCGACGCAaaaggattaatgataacatcCTGGAGTTAAACTTGGAGAGTGCTCGACCAATGGAGGAGTATCTACAAGTGATCCCATCAGAGCTGgagattataaaataa